One genomic window of Evansella cellulosilytica DSM 2522 includes the following:
- a CDS encoding DUF2726 domain-containing protein, whose protein sequence is MVGISFTDFVIYNKLDKMPLLVVEVDGHAYHANNPVQLKRDKMKDSILEKYNIPVMRPSTTDSREMIFIRF, encoded by the coding sequence TTGGTTGGAATAAGTTTTACTGATTTTGTTATTTATAACAAGCTAGACAAAATGCCGTTACTAGTGGTTGAAGTAGACGGTCATGCGTATCATGCAAATAATCCTGTTCAACTAAAACGAGATAAAATGAAGGATTCTATTTTAGAGAAGTACAATATTCCAGTTATGCGGCCCAGTACAACAGATAGTAGGGAAATGATATTTATTCGATTTTAG
- a CDS encoding phosphorothioated DNA-binding restriction endonuclease, protein MMENELIDKITNLSIWKKGDQRAPHKPLLILYALARLQSSQERLLSYSEARGKLTELLVEFGPQRRSYHPEQPFVRLQRDGIWELDKLEMEPNNRKLLKNEVSGGFSEQVYNLLLNNNNLIRKVTDIILNNHFPETIHDDILMHVGLDIDFKGKRSRDPNFRNKILRAYEYSCAICGYNVRLGNNLVGIEAAHIKWHQAGGPDNEENGIALCSLHHKLFDRGVFTLTETNILLVAEEAHGTNGFNKWLMKFHGETIRRPIHPDYHPEKQFLNWHVREVFKGPSRYYDV, encoded by the coding sequence ATGATGGAAAATGAGTTAATAGACAAAATAACCAATCTAAGCATATGGAAAAAAGGTGACCAGCGCGCACCTCATAAGCCGTTGTTGATCCTTTATGCCCTTGCTAGATTGCAGAGCTCTCAAGAACGTCTACTCTCCTATTCAGAAGCAAGAGGAAAGTTGACGGAACTATTGGTGGAGTTTGGACCACAGAGAAGGTCCTATCATCCAGAGCAACCGTTTGTTCGATTACAAAGAGATGGGATTTGGGAACTGGATAAATTAGAAATGGAACCTAATAACCGAAAGCTGTTAAAAAATGAAGTAAGTGGCGGTTTTTCTGAACAAGTATATAATCTTCTTCTTAACAATAACAATCTAATTAGAAAAGTGACAGATATTATTCTTAATAACCACTTCCCTGAAACCATTCACGATGACATCCTCATGCATGTTGGCCTGGATATCGATTTCAAAGGAAAACGTTCAAGGGACCCTAATTTTAGAAATAAAATATTACGTGCCTACGAATACAGTTGTGCCATTTGCGGTTATAATGTCCGTTTAGGAAATAATCTTGTGGGTATTGAAGCTGCACATATTAAATGGCATCAAGCAGGTGGTCCTGACAATGAGGAGAATGGAATCGCTTTATGCTCTTTGCACCATAAATTATTTGATCGCGGTGTGTTTACATTAACAGAGACAAACATCCTATTAGTTGCGGAAGAGGCACATGGTACAAATGGCTTTAACAAATGGTTAATGAAATTTCACGGAGAAACAATTCGTAGACCAATACATCCAGATTATCATCCAGAGAAACAGTTCCTGAACTGGCATGTGAGAGAGGTATTTAAAGGACCTTCTAGGTATTATGATGTGTAG